A portion of the Desulfobulbaceae bacterium genome contains these proteins:
- the atpG gene encoding ATP synthase F1 subunit gamma, translating to MASLKDVKSKIGGVKKTAQITSAMNMVAASKLRGAQSKMERFRPYASKFNQAMGNLSSGMDSGQFPLMEVREVNNVELVIVTSDRGLCGSFNANIISSAERLIKQYKAEGKKVSLVCIGKKAISKMKKTGLVRKQYADIMGTFQMFNARAIAQDVAENFLSGSTDLVQLIYGEFKSVAVQRPKTVALLPIQPVAGSADVVAVGKGDYIYEPSSDQIMEVLQPLYLNVMVYSSMLEVSAGENAARMTSMDNATKACKDMIHSLTLVYNKARQSSITAELMDIVGGAEALKG from the coding sequence ATGGCCAGTCTTAAAGATGTAAAAAGTAAGATAGGCGGTGTCAAGAAGACAGCGCAGATCACCAGCGCCATGAATATGGTCGCCGCATCCAAATTGCGAGGTGCACAAAGCAAGATGGAGCGGTTCAGGCCCTATGCCTCTAAGTTCAATCAGGCGATGGGCAATCTCTCTTCCGGCATGGATTCTGGGCAGTTTCCTTTGATGGAGGTCCGGGAAGTTAATAATGTCGAGTTGGTGATTGTAACATCTGATCGTGGGCTGTGTGGTAGTTTTAATGCTAATATTATCTCCAGCGCTGAGAGATTGATCAAACAGTATAAGGCTGAGGGTAAAAAAGTATCTCTCGTCTGCATTGGTAAAAAAGCGATCAGCAAGATGAAGAAAACTGGGTTAGTCCGTAAACAGTATGCTGATATCATGGGTACTTTTCAGATGTTCAACGCCCGGGCCATTGCACAGGATGTCGCTGAAAATTTTCTAAGCGGCAGTACTGATCTGGTTCAGCTGATTTATGGTGAGTTCAAGAGTGTTGCGGTTCAGAGGCCAAAGACAGTAGCTCTGCTTCCGATTCAACCTGTAGCAGGCAGTGCTGATGTCGTGGCAGTCGGCAAGGGGGATTATATTTATGAGCCCAGTTCCGATCAGATCATGGAAGTATTGCAGCCGCTCTATCTCAATGTCATGGTCTATAGCAGCATGCTCGAAGTATCCGCAGGAGAAAATGCAGCGCGGATGACCTCCATGGACAACGCCACCAAGGCGTGTAAGGATATGATTCATAGCCTGACCTTGGTTTATAATAAGGCGCGGCAGAGTAGTATCACCGCTGAGTTAATGGATATCGTCGGTGGTGCCGAGGCCCTGAAAGGTTAA
- the atpF gene encoding F0F1 ATP synthase subunit B, whose translation MKQTTKKSNITWVLTAGMVLLAAAVAYAEGGGHGEAANPLSHEKMMDLLWRTTNFVALVIILVKFGSKPIVSALGSRRMAIADRFDVLNTRRGEVELSYKKYEDKLARIDQDVQSIIDSAKVQAEKEREKIIADANRAAADIKRKAELSVQYEFTLAKKALREEIAEQATKMAEALVVKNFTEADQSKLVSEYLDKVGARS comes from the coding sequence ATGAAGCAGACGACGAAAAAAAGTAACATCACCTGGGTTTTAACCGCTGGTATGGTTTTGCTGGCTGCTGCGGTGGCCTATGCAGAAGGTGGCGGACACGGTGAGGCAGCAAATCCCTTGTCCCATGAAAAAATGATGGATCTGCTGTGGCGGACCACAAATTTCGTTGCCTTGGTGATCATCCTGGTGAAATTTGGATCAAAGCCGATTGTTAGTGCCTTGGGATCTCGCCGGATGGCAATAGCCGACCGCTTCGATGTCTTGAATACTCGTCGGGGTGAGGTTGAGCTGTCCTATAAGAAATATGAGGATAAGTTGGCGCGTATTGATCAAGACGTTCAGAGCATTATCGACTCTGCCAAGGTTCAGGCCGAGAAGGAACGGGAAAAAATTATTGCCGATGCCAACCGAGCTGCCGCTGATATTAAGCGGAAGGCTGAGTTGTCGGTTCAGTATGAATTCACCTTGGCCAAGAAGGCCCTGCGTGAGGAGATTGCCGAGCAGGCTACGAAGATGGCTGAGGCCTTGGTCGTTAAAAACTTCACCGAAGCGGATCAGAGCAAATTGGTAAGTGAATACCTTGATAAGGTAGGTGCCCGGTCATGA
- a CDS encoding F0F1 ATP synthase subunit delta, with product MKNAILANRYAKALFSVAQEENAFDDYAKSLKEIVTAMTTYPEVKDGLTNVMYPVDVRCKVMAHIAEAQGATQIIKNFLDLVIQKKRAAFLPEIAEAFQALIDAQRNICQGTVVTAMPLSAELNEKIQATLEKITGKKVVISTKVDPAILGGIIAKVGDLVMDGSIRSQLQGLKESIKGSE from the coding sequence ATGAAAAACGCAATTCTTGCCAATCGTTATGCTAAGGCCCTGTTTTCTGTTGCTCAGGAAGAGAACGCCTTTGATGACTATGCCAAATCATTGAAAGAAATAGTGACAGCCATGACCACCTATCCTGAGGTTAAGGATGGGCTGACCAATGTTATGTATCCGGTAGATGTTCGGTGCAAGGTTATGGCGCATATCGCCGAAGCTCAAGGGGCAACCCAGATAATAAAAAATTTCCTGGATTTGGTTATTCAGAAGAAAAGAGCGGCTTTCCTTCCCGAGATCGCCGAGGCCTTTCAGGCCTTGATTGATGCACAGCGCAATATTTGCCAAGGCACGGTAGTAACGGCCATGCCGCTCAGCGCTGAGTTGAATGAAAAAATTCAGGCCACTCTGGAAAAGATTACCGGTAAAAAGGTTGTTATTAGCACGAAAGTTGATCCTGCCATTCTCGGCGGTATTATTGCCAAGGTTGGAGATTTAGTTATGGATGGCAGCATTCGAAGCCAGTTACAAGGGTTAAAAGAATCCATTAAAGGGAGTGAATAA
- a CDS encoding F0F1 ATP synthase subunit alpha — MQIKAEEISQIIKGQIKDYESKVDLSETGTVISVGDGIARVHGVENCMAMELLEFSNGVLGLALNLEADNVGCAVLGEVAGIKEGDTVKRTGKIAEVPVGPEMEGRVVDAVGHPIDGQGPINAKESRKIEVIAPGVIARKGVHEPCYTGLKAIDAMTPVGKGQRELVIGDRQIGKTAVCVDAIIAQKETGVHCIYVAIGQKKSTVALVVEALRKNDAMKYTTVVAACASDPAPLQYVSAFAGCAMGEYFRDNGQHALIIYDDLSKQAVAYRQLSLLLRRPPGREAFPGDIFFNHSRLLERSAKLSDELGAGSLTALPIIETQAGDVSAYIPTNVISITDGQVYLEPSLFFAGVRPAINVGLSVSRVGGAAQVKAMKQVAGTLRLDLAQYRELAAFAQFGSDLDAATQAQLTRGARLVEILKQPQYQPLSMEKQVTILFAGTKGLLDTLPVDFLGRFEKELYAYIDQKDPAIFATLKEKEIIDADLQTKMNTTIGAFVKEFKSANGIN, encoded by the coding sequence ATGCAGATTAAAGCCGAAGAGATCAGTCAAATTATCAAGGGTCAGATCAAGGACTATGAGTCAAAAGTTGATCTGAGTGAAACTGGTACAGTAATCTCCGTTGGTGACGGTATTGCCCGTGTCCATGGTGTTGAGAACTGCATGGCGATGGAACTCCTGGAGTTTTCTAATGGAGTACTTGGCCTGGCCTTGAACCTGGAAGCTGACAACGTTGGTTGCGCCGTACTTGGTGAGGTCGCCGGGATTAAAGAAGGTGATACCGTCAAACGTACAGGTAAGATCGCCGAGGTTCCGGTTGGCCCTGAGATGGAAGGTCGCGTCGTAGATGCCGTTGGTCATCCTATTGATGGTCAAGGTCCGATTAATGCCAAGGAGTCTCGGAAAATTGAAGTTATTGCCCCTGGCGTTATCGCCAGAAAAGGTGTTCATGAGCCTTGTTACACAGGGTTAAAGGCCATCGATGCCATGACGCCGGTCGGAAAAGGTCAGCGCGAGTTGGTCATTGGGGATCGCCAGATCGGCAAAACCGCGGTCTGTGTTGATGCGATCATCGCTCAGAAAGAGACGGGCGTGCATTGCATCTACGTTGCTATCGGACAGAAGAAATCTACCGTTGCTCTGGTGGTTGAGGCCCTCCGTAAGAATGATGCCATGAAATATACTACGGTTGTTGCCGCATGTGCCTCTGATCCGGCGCCGCTGCAGTACGTTTCAGCTTTTGCTGGATGCGCTATGGGCGAATATTTTCGCGACAATGGACAGCATGCCCTAATCATCTATGATGATCTTTCCAAGCAGGCTGTTGCCTATCGTCAGTTGTCTCTCTTGCTTCGTCGTCCGCCAGGACGTGAGGCTTTCCCAGGCGACATCTTCTTCAACCATTCACGTTTGTTGGAGCGTTCCGCCAAGCTCAGTGACGAGTTGGGCGCTGGATCCCTCACCGCTCTGCCGATTATTGAGACTCAGGCCGGTGATGTTTCCGCCTATATTCCGACCAACGTTATTTCAATCACCGATGGTCAGGTGTATCTTGAGCCAAGTCTGTTCTTTGCTGGTGTTCGTCCAGCGATCAATGTTGGTTTGTCTGTATCCCGCGTTGGTGGCGCTGCCCAGGTCAAGGCGATGAAGCAGGTAGCCGGCACCTTGCGGCTTGATCTTGCCCAATACCGTGAATTGGCGGCCTTTGCTCAGTTTGGTTCTGACCTTGATGCAGCAACTCAAGCCCAGTTGACCCGTGGTGCCCGTCTGGTTGAAATCCTCAAACAGCCACAGTATCAGCCTCTGTCCATGGAAAAGCAGGTAACGATACTCTTTGCCGGCACCAAGGGCCTTCTTGATACGCTTCCCGTTGATTTCCTGGGTAGATTTGAGAAGGAACTGTACGCTTATATTGATCAGAAGGATCCGGCCATCTTTGCTACCCTGAAGGAAAAGGAGATCATCGACGCCGACCTTCAGACCAAGATGAACACCACCATCGGCGCCTTTGTTAAAGAGTTCAAGAGCGCTAACGGCATCAACTGA
- the alaS gene encoding alanine--tRNA ligase translates to MNGNEIREKFLNFFAARDHQIVDSSSLVPQDDPTLLFVNSGMVQFKKVFTGEEKRDYVRATTCQRSVRAGGKHNDLENVGYTARHHTFFEMLGNFSFGDYFKKEAVAYAWEFLTKVLELPTEKLWVTVFDDDDEAFALWEKAEGLLPGRIVRMGEKDNFWAMGDTGPCGPCSEIHFDQGAAAGCGRPDCRLGCDCDRFLELWNLVFMQFYRDANGTLSPLPKPSIDTGMGLERVTAVLQDKYTNYDSDIFTTVMDKISFVSGVAYGVDPKSDTALRVIADHARATTFLVADGVLPSNEGRGYVLRRIMRRAIRYGRSMGLTKPFLATITATVARQMASAYPHLAGARELLAKVVNNEEERFLETIDHGLAMLQDEFSRMRAAGVQLVPGEFMFKLYDTFGFPVDIVRDMALELGCEVDQVGFNHAMDAQRQQSRKSWKGNLGHVQLGIDFAVKAGHTIFRGYESSESSSVIKAILGENGEEIVSGDAGSQVMIAVAETPFYAESGGQVGDSGQITGSSGIAQVMDTVKGPGGVTLHKAQIVAGAVAVGDSVDLKVNRSRRRDIEANHSATHLLQAALRKVLGDHVNQSGSQVDEDRLRFDFTHFSPMTTDQLTQIEVMVNEEIRANLLREAIEMDRDAARKSGAMALFGEKYDTMVRVVSFGNVSRELCGGTHVEASGQIGLFKILSETGIAAGVRRLVATTGRAAMARYQDMEKAIAGFAETMKTTPDEVDGKIKTLLARQKELEREVSQLTAKLSLSSLDSILAKAHEVQGIKVVCAQVPLDSPKTLREIGDRMRDAVGSGVVVLGGELQGKAALLAIVTKDLIGKCHAGQIIKEVAAMVGGSGGGRPDMAQAGGTMPDKLPEALAAVYEIIATQAS, encoded by the coding sequence GGGATGGTCCAGTTTAAAAAAGTGTTCACTGGTGAGGAGAAGCGCGACTATGTTCGGGCGACTACCTGTCAGCGGAGCGTCCGGGCTGGGGGCAAACATAACGACCTGGAAAATGTCGGTTATACCGCCCGCCATCACACTTTTTTTGAGATGCTCGGTAATTTCTCTTTTGGCGATTATTTTAAGAAGGAGGCCGTTGCCTATGCGTGGGAATTTTTGACCAAGGTCCTGGAATTGCCCACTGAAAAGCTCTGGGTGACGGTCTTTGATGACGATGATGAGGCCTTTGCCCTCTGGGAAAAGGCGGAGGGCTTGCTGCCGGGTCGTATCGTTCGTATGGGGGAAAAGGATAATTTCTGGGCGATGGGTGATACCGGCCCGTGCGGTCCGTGCTCCGAGATTCATTTCGATCAGGGCGCGGCAGCGGGATGCGGCCGACCGGACTGCCGGCTGGGGTGTGACTGCGACCGCTTTCTGGAGCTGTGGAATCTGGTGTTCATGCAGTTTTATCGTGATGCAAACGGGACGCTCTCACCTCTGCCCAAGCCGAGCATCGACACCGGCATGGGGCTGGAACGAGTTACAGCCGTACTCCAGGACAAGTATACCAATTACGACTCTGATATCTTCACCACGGTGATGGACAAGATCTCCTTTGTTTCTGGAGTTGCTTACGGGGTCGATCCAAAAAGTGATACTGCCTTGAGGGTCATCGCCGATCACGCTCGGGCCACCACATTTTTGGTGGCCGATGGGGTGCTGCCATCCAACGAAGGGCGAGGCTATGTCTTACGCCGGATTATGCGGCGGGCAATCCGCTATGGTCGCTCTATGGGCCTTACTAAGCCATTCCTCGCGACAATTACCGCAACGGTAGCCCGTCAGATGGCCAGCGCCTATCCTCATCTGGCTGGGGCGAGGGAGTTGTTGGCCAAGGTGGTAAATAACGAAGAGGAGCGCTTCCTGGAGACTATTGATCATGGCCTGGCCATGCTCCAGGATGAGTTTTCCCGGATGCGAGCAGCCGGCGTCCAGCTGGTGCCTGGTGAGTTTATGTTCAAGCTCTACGATACCTTTGGCTTTCCAGTGGACATTGTTCGCGATATGGCTTTGGAATTGGGCTGCGAGGTCGATCAGGTAGGGTTTAATCACGCGATGGATGCGCAGCGGCAGCAGTCGAGAAAATCGTGGAAGGGCAACTTGGGACATGTTCAGCTCGGCATTGATTTTGCCGTAAAGGCAGGGCATACCATTTTCCGGGGTTACGAAAGCAGTGAATCGAGTTCAGTTATTAAGGCCATTCTTGGTGAGAATGGAGAGGAGATTGTTTCCGGCGACGCCGGGAGCCAGGTGATGATCGCGGTGGCCGAAACCCCATTTTACGCTGAGTCCGGCGGGCAAGTAGGGGACAGTGGCCAGATAACCGGTTCGTCCGGCATTGCTCAGGTCATGGACACAGTTAAGGGGCCGGGCGGGGTTACCCTGCATAAAGCCCAGATTGTTGCCGGAGCGGTGGCTGTTGGCGATAGTGTCGATCTGAAGGTCAATAGATCCCGTCGCCGGGACATCGAAGCCAACCACAGTGCGACCCATCTCCTCCAGGCGGCGCTCCGTAAGGTGTTGGGTGATCATGTCAATCAGTCCGGTTCCCAGGTCGATGAAGACCGGTTGCGTTTCGATTTCACCCATTTTTCACCGATGACGACAGATCAACTGACTCAGATTGAGGTCATGGTCAACGAGGAGATCAGGGCCAATCTTTTGCGTGAGGCCATAGAGATGGATCGGGATGCGGCGAGAAAATCGGGAGCTATGGCGCTGTTTGGAGAAAAATATGATACCATGGTGCGGGTAGTAAGTTTTGGTAATGTGAGTAGGGAGTTGTGCGGGGGAACTCACGTGGAGGCCAGTGGGCAGATAGGCCTCTTTAAGATTTTAAGTGAAACCGGCATCGCTGCGGGTGTCAGACGGTTGGTGGCAACCACCGGGCGGGCTGCCATGGCCCGCTATCAGGATATGGAAAAGGCGATAGCCGGGTTTGCTGAAACCATGAAAACCACGCCGGACGAGGTGGATGGAAAGATCAAGACCCTGCTTGCCCGTCAGAAGGAATTAGAGCGGGAGGTGAGTCAGCTGACGGCCAAACTCTCGCTCTCCAGCCTTGACAGCATTTTGGCTAAGGCGCATGAAGTACAGGGAATTAAGGTGGTCTGCGCTCAGGTTCCACTTGATTCTCCCAAAACCTTGCGGGAGATCGGTGATCGGATGCGTGACGCTGTAGGCAGCGGGGTGGTGGTTTTGGGTGGCGAGCTTCAGGGCAAGGCCGCTCTTTTGGCCATAGTGACCAAGGATTTGATCGGGAAATGTCATGCTGGGCAGATTATTAAGGAGGTGGCAGCTATGGTGGGTGGCAGTGGTGGTGGTCGGCCTGATATGGCTCAGGCCGGTGGGACGATGCCTGATAAATTGCCTGAGGCTCTGGCTGCAGTGTATGAGATTATTGCGACTCAGGCCTCTTAG